In Deefgea piscis, the DNA window GTTGCTGTGTTTGGCGGGGTGTCGATCAATCCACAAATGATGCAATTGCGCGGCCGCGCGGATGTGTTGGTGGCCACACCGGGGCGTTTGCTCGATTTGATCGGGCAAAATGCGATTAAGCCCGAAGCCTTTACCACGTTGGTGCTCGATGAAGCCGATCGCTTGCTGGATATGGGCTTTAGCGAAGAAATTAATCGCATTTTGGCCTTGCTACCCAGCCAGAGACAAAATTTATTATTCTCGGCAACCTTTCCAAGCAATGTTAATGCGCTGGCCGATGCCATTTTGCAGCAGCCAACGCGAATTATTATCGAAAACAACGCTGAAAATCGCCCGGATATTTTGCAGCGTGCGATTGTGGTGGATGAAGCGCAGCGCGCTGATTTATTGGTGCAGTTGATTTTGGATAGTGGCGATGCGCGGGCTTTGGTGTTTGTTGCATCGAAAAATATCGCGGAACAATTAGCGCGCTATTTAGCCAGTGCCGGAATTAAAGCTGCGCCGTTTCATGGTGAATTTAGCCAAGGTCGGCGTAGCCAAGTCTTGGCGGAATTTAAATCCAGTAATCTACAAGTGGTGGTGGCAACCGATTTAGCTGGGCGCGGCATTGATATTGACGACTTGCCGTGCGTGATTAATTTTGACTTACCGCGCTCGCCCGCCGATTACACCCACCGTATTGGCCGCACTGCCCGTGCCGGTGGCAGTGGCGTGGCGATTAGCTTGGTGACGCCGCACAGTGAAGCGCATTTTAGACTGCTGGAAAAACGCCTTGAAATGCGAATTGTACGCGAGCATATCGATGGTTTTATCGCGCAAGAGCAAGCCGTTGCTGGTTCGGGTGAGGGCGGGATTAAAGGCGCCCGAATGAGTAAAAAAGATAAATTACGCGCCGCAGCCGCCAGAGCGCAGCAAGAAGGGCATGAGCCAGACTCAAACTGACAGCAAGGCGCTAGGGTTTTTCAGGCAGCAAATAAACCTCCGATGATCCAGCCAAATGGCGCCGTTGAGCGCTATTTAGACCGATTTCAATCTGGAGAGGGCTATAGCTAAAGCTGGATGAATCGATAAAGGAGTAGGACGATGAAAATCCTCTTAATGCTGGCCTTGGTGTTTACTTTTGTCGCTGGTGCCGTCCGCGCCGCAGAAAAAGAATACACCGCGCCTTCGGCCGCCGAGCAAGCCAATGAAGCGGCGAAACACGCTGGCTCAATGGGTAGCTAATTGCGTTGCCGACAACTCAAAAGCACAGCGTCTTAAATTAACCACAGGGCACCTTCGGGTGCCCTGTTTTTATTGCTGTTGCATATTCTGAGGCGTCAGCTTACGGCATCAGGCGGCGCGAGCTATTTGCAGCTTGGATGCGGAACGAATTGGCGTATGTCATATAAATTTGATTTGGCCGTGATAAAACTTCAATACATCTAGACGACGATGCTGACTTTTCTAAGGAGAAGTCATGGGGTTCGATCGTCGTCAGTTTTTAAAATATGCCAGCGCCAGCGGCGCATTAGCCGCTTTGCCTTTGAGCGTGCAACGCGCTTTAGCCGCAGGGACTAGTAGCGGT includes these proteins:
- a CDS encoding DEAD/DEAH box helicase, which gives rise to MPFSALGLSPALALAASKKKFLQPTPIQAAAIPAILRGEDVLAQAATGSGKTAAFALPLLQLVQGAGRKVLILVPTRELAMQVGQEIKSLVQMLATPIKVVAVFGGVSINPQMMQLRGRADVLVATPGRLLDLIGQNAIKPEAFTTLVLDEADRLLDMGFSEEINRILALLPSQRQNLLFSATFPSNVNALADAILQQPTRIIIENNAENRPDILQRAIVVDEAQRADLLVQLILDSGDARALVFVASKNIAEQLARYLASAGIKAAPFHGEFSQGRRSQVLAEFKSSNLQVVVATDLAGRGIDIDDLPCVINFDLPRSPADYTHRIGRTARAGGSGVAISLVTPHSEAHFRLLEKRLEMRIVREHIDGFIAQEQAVAGSGEGGIKGARMSKKDKLRAAAARAQQEGHEPDSN